In Xiphophorus hellerii strain 12219 chromosome 4, Xiphophorus_hellerii-4.1, whole genome shotgun sequence, a single genomic region encodes these proteins:
- the LOC116719276 gene encoding beta-1,3-galactosyltransferase 1-like, whose amino-acid sequence MSGAAAVKFSDHIDDIKPEPPTQRLMQNNSTNTAAELPGTTSVATTQEPQTQRQRTVSSRVTKKALETQTAQRTAAPYVSPGPYLVEYPYEYHFTINEELKCKQEKPFVVLIVQVAPRNRAHRDIIRNSWGSEKLANNQVVALFFLLGMQTGDDAEQVHRQLLQESKEHQDLIQGDFVDCYKNLTIKTMVMLEWLNSYCSSAAYAMKIDSDMFLNVPNLVNLLLKAPRTNYMTGLVAHGGRVSRDPKSKFYVPVDLISEDVYPPYALGLGYILSLDLTKKLIEASRHVKPLYIEDAYLGLCMRHLGVRPTEPPNWILFRVFPIKYSRCEYSKIIATTTLENMDRVWIWRDFKKPGRYC is encoded by the exons ATGTCTGGAGCTGCAGCAGTAAAGTTTTCAGACCACATTGAT GACATTAAACCTGAGCCACCGACTCAACGGCTGAtgcaaaataattcaacaaaCACCGCTGCTGAACTTCCTGGAACTACGAGCGTCGCCACAACGCAGGAGCCACAGACTCAACGGCAGAGGACAGTTTCATCACGGGTCACCAAGAAGGCGCTAGAAACCCAGACTGCCCAACGGACAGCGGCTCCTTATGTGTCTCCTGGACCGTACTTGGTGGAGTACCCCTATGAGTACCACTTTACTATCAATGAGGAACTGAAATGTAAGCAGGAGAAGCCGTTTGTGGTTCTGATCGTACAAGTGGCGCCACGCAACCGAGCTCATCGCGACATCATCCGTAACAGCTGGGGAAGCGAGAAGCTGGCTAACAACCAAGTGGTGGCGCTGTTCTTCCTGCTGGGGATGCAGACTGGAGACGATGCAGAGCAGGTCCACcggcagctgctgcaggagagCAAAGAGCATCAGGACCTGATCCAGGGAGACTTTGTGGACTGCTACAAGAACCTGACCATAAAGACCATGGTGATGCTGGAGTGGCTGAACTCCTACTGCTCCAGCGCCGCTTACGCCATGAAAATCGATTCAGACATGTTTCTAAATGTTCCCAATCTGGTCAACTTGCTCCTCAAAGCTCCAAGGACAAACTACATGACCGGCCTGGTGGCACATGGAGGACGAGTCTCCAGGGATCCCAAGTCCAAGTTCTACGTGCCTGTGGATCTTATCAGCGAAGATGTTTACCCTCCCTATGCTTTGGGTCTGGGCTACATTTTGTCTTTGGATCTCACCAAAAAGCTCATTGAGGCTTCCAGACACGTTAAACCTCTTTACATTGAAGATGCATATTTGGGCTTATGTATGAGACACCTGGGTGTCCGTCCAACAGAACCCCCAAACTGGATCCTCTTCCGTGTTTTTCCTATAAAATACAGTCGCTGTGAATACTCCAAGATTATCGCAACCACAACTCTGGAAAATATGGACCGTGTTTGGATTTGGAGAGACTTTAAGAAACCGGGTCGGTACTGTTGA